The following nucleotide sequence is from Campylobacter coli 76339.
GCTATAAAAATCAATACAAAATACACAATCACTAAAGCACTAGAATAATGTCCGCTTTGATTTTTAATATTATAAAGATAAACTTGTAAGGTCTCATAAGTACTTCCTACAAGAATATTTGCATATAAAAATTCACCTATTAAAAAAGAAAAGCTTAAAAATATTGCTACCAAAATTCCATTTCTTAGATTGGGTAAAATGAGTTTAAAAATTGCACCCATTAAAGAACCTCCAAGCATGGCATTTGACGCGATAAGTTCATTTAAATTTACATTTGATATAGCATTATCCAAAGCTCTATAGATGAAAGGCAAGGCTATGGTAAAATAGGTAAAAATAAGTATCCAAGCTGTGCCACCTATACTATCAGCATAAAGCTGTAAAAGTCCTATACAAGTAACTATAGGAGGTATAGCAAAAGGCATGATAATAAGTACATTTATAAAAGATTTAAATTTTAAAAAATAATAATTTACCACAAAAACTAAAGGAAAAACAAGAAACATAGAAAGAATGATACTGGCTATACAAACAAGTAAAGAATGCCAAAGTGCAATCAAAAATCTCTCATCGCTAAAAAGCTGTATATACCATTTAAGCGTAAGACCATCGGGTAAAACACTCACGCCCCAAGAAGTAGAGATAGAGTATAAAAAAGTAGCCGCCAAAGGTAAAGCCAAAAATAAAAATACTAAAAACAAAATTCCATAATGATAGATTTTAGCTTTCAAACTTAAATTTTCACTCATTTAAAGCACCTTAAAATTATATTTTTTAGAAAGAAAATTAGCTATAAAAGTAATAATAAGCATGATAATAGTGATAATGATACTTAAAGCACTAGCCATATAAGGATCAAGATTGATATCTCCTGCAATTAAAGCAGCGATTCTTACAGGCGCGACATTAAAATTCCCCGAACTTAAAGCATAGATAGTTGCATAAGCCCCAAAAGCATTAGCAAACAAAATCACAAAAACCCCAAATAAAGCAGGAAAAAGTAAAGGTAAGGCTATTTTTATCCAATATAAAAAATTACCCCCACCCAACATCTTACAAGCATTTAAATGTGAATTTTCAAGACTTTTAAAAGCAGGTAGTAAAAGTAATATAGCTAAAGGAATTTGAAAATACACATAGACAATATTAACACCCAAATTAGCATAGATACTAATAAAAGGTTCTATGCCTAAATTTTTTAGCAATACATTGACTATGCCATTACTTCCAAGAACAATAATAAAAGCAAAAGCTAAAGGGACTCCGGAAAAATTACTTATCATAGTGTTTAAAGAAAAAAGAAATTTGCATATTTTAGAAGGAGCTAAAACAAATAAAGAATAACTTGCTAAAAGTCCTATCAAAAGTCCAAAAATACTAGAAACAAAACTAATTTGTAAAGAATTTATAATGCTTTGTAAATAGAATTTGGATTCAAATATATATAAAAAATTATCAAAAGAGTAAGCTTCATTTTCTTCTACATAAAAAGCATTAAAAACAATCCAGATCAAAGGAGCTATCATAAAAAAAGCAAAGACTATAAAAAAAGGCAAGATGCTTAAAAATGCCAAAAATTTTTCTTTCATTTTTTCACCTTTAAAATTTTATCGTTATATTTTTTATCGTGATTGATGCCTAAAATTTCACAAATGCTTCCGCAAATTTCATCTTGTTTGATGAAAGCATCTTCATAAGAAAAAGCAGAACCAAAGGTAAAAAAAGGAACTAAGGTTTCATCCTCACTCAAACCCCCATGGCTTTTACCCTCTGTCATACCATGATCACTTGTGATAATCACATTTATACCTTGCTCTAGCCAAATAGGTAAATATTCAGAAATTAAAGTATCAACTTTTTTGGTTTTATTGGCATATTCGCAAGAATGAGAGCCAAATTTATGTCCTGCATCATCTATATTCATAGAGTGTATAAGGGTAAAATCTAAATCATATTTATTTCTTAAATGTTCCCCATCAGCAAATAAATGAGAATCTAAATAATCATCTTCGTAATAAAAATGTCCATAAGGTAAAGTTAAATTTTCATCTTCTATATGACGATGCAAAAAAGGAACAAATTCTTTTTTATTATAAAGCTCAAAAACCCAATGATAAGCTGCGCATCCAGCTTTTAAACCTTGTTCTTTACAAAGATCAAAAATACTTGTTTGCTTTGAAAAACTTAGTTTATTGTTAATTATCCCGCTTAAAACAGGCTTTACGCCTGTTAATAAGCATTCATATAAAGGACGCGACATGCTAGGAAGTTCGCATTCTAAAGAATAAAATTTGCCTAAATTCTCTTTACAAAGTGCATTTAAATATCCCATATTTATACTAGCACTTTTATAATTTAAACCATCGAGCACAACCAAAATAACTTTTGACATCACTTACTCTTTAAATCTTTTACTTGTTTTGCCAAATGAAATATTATAAAACACATATATTCCTTATTTCATGTCCACTATAACTTTTTCTTGCCAAAGTTGTGGTAATTTCTTAGCGCTTTTTTCCCAAGCTTTTTGATCTTTGATAGCTCTTGCATTTTTATATTGTTCGCTTGGTAGAAGCTTAGCTTGTATATCATCAGGCAAGGTAATATAATCAATTCTTATAGGTCTTGCATAACCCTTAGCTAGATTGATTTGTCCCTTATCAGAAAGTATAAATTCACGAGCTAATTTAGCTGCATTTGGGTGTTTGGCATATTTGTTGATAATGGTTGTATAACCTGAAACAACGCTACCATCAGCAGGGATTAAAACTTCATAGCGATCCTTGCCTACTTTATCTCTATAGCCTAAACCATTAAAATCCCATACCAATCCCACTTCAACTTCACCTTTTTCAAGATTGGCTATACTTACATCATTATTTACAAGTCGTCCCTGTTTAGCTAGAGTGTTGAAAAAATTTAAAGCAGGATTTAGATCTTTTTCATCACCACCTAAAGCATAATTTGCCGCCAATACCGCATTAACAGCCTGAGCTGCTACGCTTACATCACCTACTGTAATTTTATAATTTCCCTTAAGTAAATCTTGCCAAGTTTTTGGCACATCCTTTACTACTTCTTTATTAACGATAAAAGCTATAGTGCCCGTATAAGCCAAAAGCCAGTGTCCTTCCTCATCTTTTGCCCAAGCAGGAACTTGCTCCCAATAGCTTGTTTTAAAGGCTTGAGTTACTCCTTGCTTTACAGCTATATCTCCAAAAGAGGCTCCTACATCTCCTATGTCACCGCTTGCATTTTTCTTTTCAGCCTTAAATTTAGCAATTTCTTGAGCTGAACTCATGTCTGTATCGCTGTGCTCTATACCATAAAGATTTTTAAGATCTGCCCAAGTATCTTTCCAATTTGCCCAAGTATCAGGCATGGCTAGAGAATTTACCCTACCCTCTGCTTGTGCAGCTTTGATTAAATTCTCATCTATAGCTTGTAAATTTGAAAACAGCAAAGCTACAAACCCCAAACTTAATAAAAATTGCTTTTTCATTTTCAACTCCTTAAAATAAAAATATTTTAGAAATTTAATAAGTTTTAGAAACATTTTAGATACAAGTTGATTTTTAACTAATCAAAGTTATAATTTCAAAGTCAAAATAAGGAACCACTATGCTTTATATTTATATAAAAACACAAAATGCCTTAGTACAAAGAATTAATTTTAATCTTGACAATCAAGAATTACCACAAAATATCTTATGGATTGACTTACTTCATCCAAGCCCTGCAGAGATTGCCTTTATATCGAGTGAATTTAATCTTGAATTTCCAACGAAAGAAGAAAGAGAAGAGATAGAACTTAGTGCAAAATACTGGGAAGATAATGCTACTATAACTATCAATGCTCATTTTTTGATTCGAGAATTTAAGAATGATAACGAAGAGCAAAATTCAATCAAACTTCGTACAGAAATTGTAACTTTTGCAACAGCTAAAAATATTTTATTTACGATAAGATACAATGAATTTAGCACCTTTAAGGAAATTCAAGCAAGGATATTAGCAAGTCCAAAGAATTTTGAAGATGGTTTTGATATTATCGATAAAATGTTTGAAGTACGAGTCGAAAAAGATGCGGATTTACTTGAATGGATTGATAAAGAAGCAAGACGCTTAAGAATAACCGTTTTAGAAAAGAAAGATGAATACAGTTACGATGAAATGCTAAAAGATATTTCAAGCTTACAAGAGCTTAATATGCGAGTTAGAGATTCTTTGTTTGATAAGCGTCGCGCGATGACTTCCTTGCTTAAAAGTGATAAAATCGACAGAGATATAAAACAAAATTTAACTATAGTTTTAAAAGACTTGAATTCTTTGGTCGAATTTAGCGTTTCACAACTCAATGTTTTAGACAATATTCAAACTATTCTAGCAAGTCAAGTTAATATAGAGCAAAATAAAATTATCAAGCTTTTTACTGTTGCAACCGTTGCTATGATGCCCCCTACTCTTATAGGAACAATTTATGGGATGAACTTTAAATTTATGCCTGAACTTGAGCTTCACTATGCCTATCCAATAGTGCTTATAGTGATGATAATTTCTATCATTGTGCCTGTTAT
It contains:
- a CDS encoding Thiamin ABC transporter, transmembrane component; the encoded protein is MSENLSLKAKIYHYGILFLVFLFLALPLAATFLYSISTSWGVSVLPDGLTLKWYIQLFSDERFLIALWHSLLVCIASIILSMFLVFPLVFVVNYYFLKFKSFINVLIIMPFAIPPIVTCIGLLQLYADSIGGTAWILIFTYFTIALPFIYRALDNAISNVNLNELIASNAMLGGSLMGAIFKLILPNLRNGILVAIFLSFSFLIGEFLYANILVGSTYETLQVYLYNIKNQSGHYSSALVIVYFVLIFIATFIASLIKE
- a CDS encoding ABC transporter permease protein; the encoded protein is MKEKFLAFLSILPFFIVFAFFMIAPLIWIVFNAFYVEENEAYSFDNFLYIFESKFYLQSIINSLQISFVSSIFGLLIGLLASYSLFVLAPSKICKFLFSLNTMISNFSGVPLAFAFIIVLGSNGIVNVLLKNLGIEPFISIYANLGVNIVYVYFQIPLAILLLLPAFKSLENSHLNACKMLGGGNFLYWIKIALPLLFPALFGVFVILFANAFGAYATIYALSSGNFNVAPVRIAALIAGDINLDPYMASALSIIITIIMLIITFIANFLSKKYNFKVL
- a CDS encoding Putative periplasmic solute-binding protein, whose amino-acid sequence is MKKQFLLSLGFVALLFSNLQAIDENLIKAAQAEGRVNSLAMPDTWANWKDTWADLKNLYGIEHSDTDMSSAQEIAKFKAEKKNASGDIGDVGASFGDIAVKQGVTQAFKTSYWEQVPAWAKDEEGHWLLAYTGTIAFIVNKEVVKDVPKTWQDLLKGNYKITVGDVSVAAQAVNAVLAANYALGGDEKDLNPALNFFNTLAKQGRLVNNDVSIANLEKGEVEVGLVWDFNGLGYRDKVGKDRYEVLIPADGSVVSGYTTIINKYAKHPNAAKLAREFILSDKGQINLAKGYARPIRIDYITLPDDIQAKLLPSEQYKNARAIKDQKAWEKSAKKLPQLWQEKVIVDMK
- a CDS encoding Magnesium and cobalt transport protein CorA; amino-acid sequence: MLYIYIKTQNALVQRINFNLDNQELPQNILWIDLLHPSPAEIAFISSEFNLEFPTKEEREEIELSAKYWEDNATITINAHFLIREFKNDNEEQNSIKLRTEIVTFATAKNILFTIRYNEFSTFKEIQARILASPKNFEDGFDIIDKMFEVRVEKDADLLEWIDKEARRLRITVLEKKDEYSYDEMLKDISSLQELNMRVRDSLFDKRRAMTSLLKSDKIDRDIKQNLTIVLKDLNSLVEFSVSQLNVLDNIQTILASQVNIEQNKIIKLFTVATVAMMPPTLIGTIYGMNFKFMPELELHYAYPIVLIVMIISIIVPVIVFKKKGWL